ACAGCAAACTTTGTCACAAACTTTTCAAAACAACAAACTCTCCCTTGTTGCATGTTCAACCGGAAGTGATATATAGAGGGGGGAATAAGAAATGTAGCTAGGCCCATAAACTACATGGATGAACTGTAGTTGTACGTTCTTGAACAGACTTTGAGGTACATTTGCTCCCTTTTGGTGGGTGTGACGAGGTGTGGCTTGAAGAAATTAATTCTGTATTTTAAAGGTCATTGGAAAGCTAATGGCATTCCCCAACTCGCAACCTATGGGCACATTTGAGTGGTAAGGCCAAAGCAACCGACAGTGGACAAAGGTGGAGGAGTGAAGTCGAGGGAAGTGCATCTGTGACAGTCGGACACTAATGTGGAtttccaacagcaaggctcaTATCAACATGGCAATGTTCCCAAGAGATAAATATGTAGGCATATCTAACCCCcatatcacacactcacaaactgaaatcataatagaataatatgtgtgtatgtaggctACAGTGTACAATCAATTACTGAGAGtctcaaatatcacatttatcagtatactgtatatccactgtaCACATGAATCACAACAAATTGGTTCATGTTTTGGTCATGTTCGTGTGGATCAAACTAAAACATCCTGATTGTTGACAATAGCCTCCCACAATGCAGCAGGATGATGTTGGTGAAAAGCAACTACAGAAACTTGCAGTTGACCTCAGTCAAAACTTCATGAACTTTGATCACATGATTTTTGTAAAGTTCAAGCAGTTGACATGTAGGCAAGCTGGAAAAATGTTATCCCCAgaatgcaacacactttgaaaggCGGTGACCATTGACTTGACAAAAGTGATCTGCCCACAACCAAATCCCTCCAACTGGTTGTTCAGTATAGCAACGTTTATGTTCAATTGAACATTctagaccctctctttctaaaattatccgccacaATTGTTGCaagccctattactagcctgttcaacctctcctttcATATTGTTTCAGATCCCTAATGATTGGAAACCTGCTgcggtcattcccctcttcaaaggggagacactctagacctaaactgttaaaaacctatatctatcctaccctgtctttctaaagtattcgaaagccaagttaacaaacagatcaccggccatttcgaatcccatcgtacattctccgctatgcaatctggtttccgagctggtcatgggtgcacctcagccacgttcaaggtcctaaacaatatcataaccgccatcaataaaagacaatactgtgcagccgtattcatcgacctggccaaggctttcgactctgtcaatcatcgcattcttatcggcagactcaacagccttggttattcaaatgactgcctcgcctggttcaccaactacatcTCAGATAGAGTcctgtgtgtcaaatcggagggactgttgtccggacctctggcagtctctatgggtgtgccgcagggttcaattctcgggccgactcttttctctgtatacatcaatgatcttgctcttgttgctggtgattctctggtacacctctatgtagacaacaccattctgtatacttctggcccttctttggacactttgtaacaaacctccagacgagcttcaatgccatacaacacttcttccgtggcctccaactgctcttaaatgctagtaaaactaaaggCATACTTTtaaaccgatcgctgcctgcagccgcccgcccaactagcattactgctctggacagttctgacttagaatatgtggacaactaccaatacctaggtgtctggttagactgtaaactctccttccagactcacaataagcatctccaatccaaaatgaaatctagtaTCGGCTTGCTATTTCgcagcaaagcatccttcactcatgcttccaaacataccctcgtaaaactgactatcctaccgatccttgacttcggcgatgtcatttacaaaacagcctccaacactctactcaacaaattggatgtagtcttatcacagtgtcatccatttgtcaccaaagccccatatactacccaccactgcaacctgtatgctctcgttggctggccctcgcttcatatttgtcgccaaacctactggctccaggtcatctataattttttgctaggtaaagccccgccttatctcagctcactggtcaccatagcagcacccacccgtagcacgcactccagcaggtatatttcactggtcacccccaaagccaactcctcgtttggccacctttccttccagttctctgctgccaatgagtggaacgaattgcaaagatcactgaagctggagtcttatatctccctcactaactttaagcatcagctgtcagtgTAGCTTACCGtacattgcacctgtacacagcacatctgtaaatatcccacccCATTCCCtcacatagcccacctataatttatcccaaacaactacctctttcccaactgtatttaatttatttatttattttgctcctttgcatgccattattttttatttctactttgcacattcttccattgcaaaactaccattccagtgttttacttgctatattgtatttacttgccaccatggccttttttgcctttacctcccttctcacctcatttgctcacattgtatataaacttgtttatactgtattattgactgtatgtttgttttactccatgtgtaactctgtgtcgttgtatctgtcaaactgctttgctttatcttggccaggtcgcaattgtaaatgagaacttgttctcaacttgcctacctggttaaataaaggtgttctcaactggcctacctggttaaataaaggtgttctcaactggcctacctggttaaataaagatgttctcaactggcctacctggttaaataaagatgttctcaactggcctacctggttaaataaaggtgagggGAAAAAATACGGTGTCATTTCATGGGGCTCTGAATAGTACGGAGTGTTGTGGCCAAACAGCTTAAAATGGGGTGCCTGGACACTATATGGTACAATTTGGAAAATGTACCCAAAAATGTACCAAGTTTCCATACCAGGAATAATTCCTATTTATCCAGAGAGTCCCTGGAAATATGTCAGGGTTCTCCCAAAATAAGATTGTCGCTAGGCCACATTGAGGCTGCACCATCATGTCAAGATTTCACGGAAAGTGACAATGATATTAAGTAATAATAGAGTAGTCCTAACTTTGATCGCTTATGACATTGTTGTGAATTGCAAAACAGGccattcataaattcagagcgaTATCATGTTCCTTAATTAATTCAGCACATTTCAGCAGTAGCGTAGGCCTAGGCTATCTCGTCACAGCgtggcacctaaagactctctattgtaaagtgaccgttccactggatgtcataaggtgaatgcaccaatttgtaagtcgctctggataagagcgtctgctaaatgacttaaatgtaaatgtaaacaagattttctggtctgatgtagCCAAGAAtgagctctttggcctgaaagccaagagtcatgtctggaagaaacatggcaccatccttatggtgaagcattgtggtggcagcatcatgctgtggagaagtttttcagctgcagggactgggagactagtcaggattgaggcaaagatgaacaaagcaaagtacagagagctctttaatgaaaacctgctccagagtactcaggacctcagactggggtgaaggtttcccttccaacaggaccctaagcacgcagccaagacaatgcaggaatggctttgggacaagtctctcaatgcccttgagtggcccagccagagcctgaacttgaacccgatcgaacatctctggagagaaatgaaaatagctgtgcagtgatgctccccatccaacctgacagagcttgagaggaatggcagagaagaatgggagaaactccccaaatacaggtgtgccaaacctttctaaaaacctgtttttgctttatcattatggggtattttgtgtagattgatgagggggaaaaaacaatttaataatttttagaataaggctgtaacctaacaaaaatgtagaaaaagtcaaggggcctgaatactttcttaaggcaCTGTATGAACTGATACGAAAAACAACACTTGATTCAACACTTCCAGTTTTtctatttaaattattatacaacattcttgccaccaacagaatGCTATATATATGTTCAACATAATCTCACACTCAATTCCTGCAAATATGTAGAAAAAAAAGTATTTCAGCACATTTCATGTGTTTTTGTGTGGCATAATTTGTGTGAAAAAACAAACTAAATCCATAGGAAAACATAAAAAGATTTGTGGACTTCATTCATAGGAAAATACGTTTTTTGGGGAGCAAACTTCAGAACAATCTTTTGAAAGTTATTGGAGCAATACATTTTGGGCAATGGTGTTCTACACTGCCTTTTTTGTGTCCCACAATTATTTAtataacaaaacaaacattttaacAAACCAATATTGTTAATCAACCAGGTTGTCACCAACTATTGtaattatactattatactattataataatataacagtAGCCTTACGTTAAAAAAAGAAGTATTAATGCCATTGCTGTTTTCTATGcttgttctgtagctcagttggtagagcatggcgtttgtaacgccaggatagtgggttcgatccccgggaccacccatacatagaatgtatgcacacatgactgtaagtcgctttggataaaagcgtctgctaaatggcatatattattattattattttcacttTTTTTGTGGTATTGATAAACATATTTGATTGGGGAATGGGGATGCATTTTCATGATGGGAAATTAATTCATcaataaatgtgaggaaacagaAGACCTGAAAAAAAATTGTTGGCTTATACTTCCAAAGTCGTCTCGTGATGATTATTATGGTTGTGTTAATCATGTTATATACTTAGGCTATTGTAACAAGGCATATGCCAGGATTTTAGGCCTACTGCCTCTGCCCAGAGGTCTACTAGGCTTTCATGGCAACATCAGTTAGAGCTCACTTTGCCAAGTATACGCCCTGGTTAGAGTCCCTGTTACAGCTTTCACTTTCTTCCGCTACGTTGGTGGCAGCTTTGGGATCACGTACAGATCACGTCTAGTTATGTGATCAAGTGGTGGGAAGCATTCTGTTTAAACCCAACATTGTGTTGTGTTTAATTACGTTGATATATCGAGTGAACTATGGATAAGCAACAATGGGTGTGACAGATAGAAGTAGTCACTACAGGTGTGATCATGCCTTACATTAAAGTTGCCTGAAGCTGAATGGAAAGTTCTATGCTCTGACCAGTTATTCAGCAGAAAATCCTCTGTGActgtctaatttacataagttaACTTACGAGTGTGGACTCCAGATAAACATATTGTACACAAAAAGTACCTGTTTAAAGTCTTGTTACAACCATGGTGTTATTTTGTTACTGAAGCTTATACATCATATAACTTAACAATGATCTACATCGTATGGGTAGACAAATAATGTGTGTTTTGCAGCAAAACACAACTAGTCTTTTTTTAGGATGCAAGTAATATGAATCATTGTTGATCCACCCTGTTCTGATCTATTGAGATGGATgtaggtttttatttattttgaaggcaTAATACGAAAACCGGATGTCTTAACCTTGCTGCGGTGATGCTATTAAAGCAAAGCTTGACATAGCTTCCGAGTTCGACTAGAGACCAAAATCGTCGGGCGTCGCCAGGTGGTTGAAGGCTATATCACAACCCTTTTTGAACATCTTCATTCAATGTTGCATTGTTGGCACTTTCGTGTCGGTCATTGTTTGGGGAAAAAATATGTAGAAAATGGTTTGTATATAGCTTATAGCCAAATGTTTTCACATAGCATGCGAGATCAGACAGTATTAAAAAACAACTTGcgttggccgggaatcgaacccgggtcaactgcttggaaggcagctatgctcaccactataccaccaacgcTGACATAGAGCATGTATGAAACATATTCATATTTGAAGTAATAGCTGGTGTTTTCCGTAACTCGAAAAGtttcatttatatattttttattagacCATATACATATCGGACTAGCTAATTAGCTAAATGTTCATAGAAAATAGGCAAACTTTTTGAGAATACGTCACGATGAAATAATACAGCTGTGCTAATGTTCATTTGCCACATTTGCTACATTTTCATCAGCTACTATTTGCGAGCGCCCCTGAATGAAGCCAGAAGCAGCAAACCAGCGAAAGCACCTTCTTCAATATGGATTTATTTGACGATCTTCCAGAACCAACCCAAACCGCAGGTAGATAACTTGATATGTCACTTTAAACATGTTTCACGAAttacacatttaacatgtttcaaGGTGTTGTAATCAaataacgttagcttgctaatgCTAACCCAGCCTCTGCTATAACGTGTTTGCTAACATTACATTAGCCAATTATGTGACGTTAGCGAGCCTTGTTTGAGTTAGCAAGTCAACTGCTATGTAGCACACAGAGAGCAACCAAATCTAGCTATCGAGCTAACGTTACTTGAACAAATATCATCTAACAGTTTATTTTTTATAAGAATAGCTAGTCATTAATTTGATAGGCCCAGTGCAGTAGGTTTCCCGACTAGCTATCAAACGTTACTTGTTAGCTAAACTGGAACTGCTAAGCTGGAACTGCTAAACTAGAACTGCTAAGCTGGAACTGCTAAGCTGGGTAGTTGACAGTTAGCAGTGGATGACTGAATAGCTATCTTTTCCCTTCATTGTCTGTCCCGGTTCGTCCTGCATCAGGTGAAGCCTCGGTACAGAAGACATGTCCATCACCCCTGGAGGACAGGGGGTCCAAGAGGAAAAGAGACGCACCTGATGATGATGAGGTGGTGGAAGAACAAAAACTAGAAGAAAAGAAAGTTTGTAAAGGTTTTCGACATTTCCACATGAATGTGCAGTATGTCACTTATTTTATgtttgtctgtcttgtctgtctgtgtctgtctgtgtctggctgtacAGTTACTACTAGCTATGAGAGATCACTATGTGTCCCCAGATGATCAATCTCTGAGTGAAAGTGATCACTCTCTGTGTCCCCAGGTGTGCCTATACTGAAGGGGTATGTAGCCGctcggaggggagagagagaggagatgcaggACGCTCACATTCTCCTATCTGACATGAAAACCTGCCTGTCCACCCTTCCAACTACAGTGTAAGTCCCCTCTGATGCATGGCAGTGTCAGGATGAGTCCCAAAGTGCACCCTATTGCCAGTCATATGTAGTTTCCTACTTTTGAACAGACCCtccaaaagtagtacactatataggtaagAATGTCTTTTGGGAGACATCCTAAGCCCCCTTCTCTCTAACATAGGGGAGTGTCAGTCTGTTAGGACCtggaaggtgtgatggtgtgctCCAGTGAAGTGACGTACACTACTGTCTGTGTTGAAGGTCTCGTCTGGCCTACTTCGCTGTGTTCGACGGCCATGGAGGAGCTAGAGCCTCTCGCTTCGCTGCAGAACATCTTCACCACACTCTGGCCCTGAAGTTCCCTAAAGGTGAATGGAAAGACTCAGATCTCCTCTTCACTGTAAAATACTGGGCTGGATTTATTTGTTGTGTTATCTCTTCACATATTCAATATACATCAGTTAATTCTTGAGAtttggctcctgagtggcgcagcactgcatctcagtggtagaggcgtcactacagaccctggttcgattccaggctgtatcacaaccagccgtgtttaggagtcccatagggcggtgcgcAATTGGCTCTGCAttatctgggtttggccgggataggctGTCATGGTAAATAAGAgtgtgttcttaacagacttgcctggttaaataattttaaaaaatgactcaGATCACATGCCTATTCATCCTCAATAAACATGGCTTTCATGTCTAGTGGTATTATCTCTTCACAATATTCTAGAAGATTCATCAATATCTAATGCATATTGTGTGTCTCCTCCCACAGTAGAAACTGAGAACCTGGACAAACTCGTGAAGAAGTGCCTACTAGACACCTTCCGACAAACAGACGAAGACTTCCTGAAAAAAGCCTCCAGCCAGTAAGTGCTTAGTCTTGTAAACCTGACCTTAGGCAACAGCAGTGACTAGGTTCTGGTAGATATGACGCACTCTCTTGGTAACTACGATAAGGGAAGACGGACAACTCCCAACAATTCCTTATATAGCTTTGTTTCCCAAAtcggccctgatcaaaagtagtacactatgtaggggatagggtgccatttgggagtatTTTAGAAGCCTTATAAATTGATGAGCTAATCTGTCCTACATGAATGAAAGTATGAAGTgatgtgtacagtgtgtttggtctGGTCCCACAGGAAGCCTGCCTGGAAGGATGGCTCTACAGCCACCTGTATGTTAGTGGTGGATGACATGGTGTATGTAGCCAACCTGGGAGACAGCAGGGTAAGGTGCTCCTCTGCACACACATTccgtatatagtgcaccacttttgaccagtgccctattgACCCTTGGCTAAAGTaatgcactagggaatagggtgcaattttaTACATAACCTTAGTTTTAACCTGTTTATTTAGCCATCATCAATGATGATATTGCCATAGGAAGCGTCTTTTTTTATTCTGTTGCGTTGTAGTACATTTCCTCACCTGTAACattgtgtctctgtctttctgtaggCGGTTCTCTGTCGGATGGAACAGGAAATGCAGGGCGGAGAAAGGAAGTGTGTCACTCTGGCGCTCAGTAAGGAACACAACCCCACCATCTACGAGGAGCGCATGAGGATCCAGCGAGCGGGGGGCACCGTGAGGTACTGGGCTTTCACTGGGCTTTCATATATTTTCTCTGTAAATCTGTGCCTGGAAAAAAccatcaacaacaaaaataatctTTGATAAGTACTAGTGATGTCCTTGACCTGCTCTGTGAGGAGGAATAACTATTTAATCAACTCTTTATCCATGGTTGCTGCTGTGTATGTTGCTGCAGGGATGGGAGAGTCCTTGGGGTGCTGGAAGTGTCCAGGTCTATAGGAGATGGACAGTACAAACGCATTGGAGTCATATCCACACCTGACCTCAGACGCTGTCAGCTTACACCCAATGACAGGTAAGACACTGACTCTTTCAACCAATGATCAGTAAGACATGTACGGTTTTAACCAATGACAGGTAACACTATGCCAGGTACTCCCAGCCGAGCCCCGTTCCAATACCTTGTAAATGCATTTTCTTTTACTCCCTTCCTTGAAGTagtcactgaactgacatgatgtgGGCTTGGAAAAGCTAATTGAATTTGTTGGCGGACTGATGGATgaactctctttctttttctctctctcaggttcatTATCCTGGGCTGTGATGGTCTGTTTAAAGTGTTTTCTGCAGAGGATGCTGTTAAATATGTTCTCAACGTCTTGCAGGTATACATCATGCTCACAATGTGTGTTTATGGATAAAAGAGGTCTCATGATGTGTGTTTGCTGCGGTGTGTGAGACTGTTTTGCGGTTATTTTCAGAATGGGAGTGTTGAGAGGAAGGAGGGACAGACTGAGGAAGAAGGCCACTATGAAGCAGCATGTCAGAGACTGGCCAACGAGGCAGTGAGAAGAGGATGTGCCGACAATGTTACCGTCATACTGGTGTCTGTTAGCTTCTGAACAACAGACACCTGATCTGGCCCATCATTGATGTGTCTCATTGCGTGCCTCAGTGCCTCTGAGTGCTATGTCCACTGTGGCTCCAGACCTAAAAACACATGAACAGATCCCACCGCTGCCACCAACAGACGAACATCAGAAACATGTTGGTCAACCGTTCATTATAAAGGAGGTGTTCTAATCTCTAACTCAATGTGAACTGTATACCCTACGCATGCACACAATGCAAGAACGCACATTTCTAATGGCTTGTGTTGTGTACTTGCGTAGGGTGTAAATTAGGCCTACTGCCCTGTACTGCCCTGTACTTCTTATCCTGATGACTACTGATCATTTAAATGGTCTTTATGGTTTCTGATCAATACCTTGTCTTATCTCATTTGTGCACATGTTGTTTTATTGCCCTCAATGTTACATTTTATTTGGTGTACTTTTAAGAAACTATTTCAGAACATAATTTCAGAGATTATcccccccaattttttttttttttaatacaacCCTGTATGATCCAATCTGAAGCTGGTCTAGATTTAACGGACTTATGTCTTCCTCCAAGCCGACTCCCCCCTGGATAATAccgatgtacagtaccagtcaagtttggacacacatactcattcaagggtttatctttatttttgctatgttctacattgtagaataatagggaagacatcaacactatgaaataacacatatggaatcatgtagtaaccaacaaagtgttaaatatgtctgagattcttcaaagtacctGCCTTTTTTcaacttaacctttatttaactaggcaagtcagttaagaacaaattcttatttacaatgacaggcatacctgttaattgaaatgcattccaggtgacaacctcatgaagctggttgagaatgccaagagtgttcaaaggtgtcataaaggcaaagggtggctaatttgaagaatctcaaatataaaatagatttggaTTTGCTTAACacctttggttactacatgactatatgtgttattgtatagttttgatgtattcactattctaCAGAAAATTTTGAAAATATAAAAAGTAAAGAAAAACTATTGAATTTTTAtgtaatttatttcacctttatttaaccaggtaagccagttgagaacaagttctcatttacaactgcgacctggccaagataaagcaaggcagtgtgacaacaacaacagagagttacacataaacaaacgtacagtcaataacacaatagaaaaatctgtgtgcaaatgtagaagagtagggagatggccaataaataggccattagaggtgaaataattacaatttagcattaacactagtGATATGCAGACgatatgcaagtagagatactggggtgcaaaagcgaaagagggtaagtaataatatggggatgaggtggttGGGTgcgctatttacagatgggctgtgtacaggtacagtgatcggtaaactgctctgacagctgatgcttgaagttagagagggagatataagactccagcttcagggGTTTTTGCAATtcgtgttggaggctattttgtaaatgacatcgccgaagtcaaggatcggtagggtagttagttttacgagggtatgtttggcagcatgagtgaaggatgctttgttgaaaaccgattctagatttcatttaggattggagatgcttaatgtgagtctggaagg
This DNA window, taken from Oncorhynchus gorbuscha isolate QuinsamMale2020 ecotype Even-year linkage group LG13, OgorEven_v1.0, whole genome shotgun sequence, encodes the following:
- the LOC123993950 gene encoding integrin-linked kinase-associated serine/threonine phosphatase 2C isoform X1, with the protein product MDLFDDLPEPTQTAGEASVQKTCPSPLEDRGSKRKRDAPDDDEVVEEQKLEEKKVCKGVPILKGYVAARRGEREEMQDAHILLSDMKTCLSTLPTTVSRLAYFAVFDGHGGARASRFAAEHLHHTLALKFPKVETENLDKLVKKCLLDTFRQTDEDFLKKASSQKPAWKDGSTATCMLVVDDMVYVANLGDSRAVLCRMEQEMQGGERKCVTLALSKEHNPTIYEERMRIQRAGGTVRDGRVLGVLEVSRSIGDGQYKRIGVISTPDLRRCQLTPNDRFIILGCDGLFKVFSAEDAVKYVLNVLQNGSVERKEGQTEEEGHYEAACQRLANEAVRRGCADNVTVILVSVSF
- the LOC123993950 gene encoding integrin-linked kinase-associated serine/threonine phosphatase 2C isoform X2, producing the protein MDLFDDLPEPTQTAGEASVQKTCPSPLEDRGSKRKRDAPDDDEVVEEQKLEEKKVCKGVPILKGYVAARRGEREEMQDAHILLSDMKTCLSTLPTTVSRLAYFAVFDGHGGARASRFAAEHLHHTLALKFPKETENLDKLVKKCLLDTFRQTDEDFLKKASSQKPAWKDGSTATCMLVVDDMVYVANLGDSRAVLCRMEQEMQGGERKCVTLALSKEHNPTIYEERMRIQRAGGTVRDGRVLGVLEVSRSIGDGQYKRIGVISTPDLRRCQLTPNDRFIILGCDGLFKVFSAEDAVKYVLNVLQNGSVERKEGQTEEEGHYEAACQRLANEAVRRGCADNVTVILVSVSF
- the LOC123993950 gene encoding integrin-linked kinase-associated serine/threonine phosphatase 2C isoform X3, producing MDLFDDLPEPTQTAGEASVQKTCPSPLEDRGSKRKRDAPDDDEVVEEQKLEEKKVCVPILKGYVAARRGEREEMQDAHILLSDMKTCLSTLPTTVSRLAYFAVFDGHGGARASRFAAEHLHHTLALKFPKVETENLDKLVKKCLLDTFRQTDEDFLKKASSQKPAWKDGSTATCMLVVDDMVYVANLGDSRAVLCRMEQEMQGGERKCVTLALSKEHNPTIYEERMRIQRAGGTVRDGRVLGVLEVSRSIGDGQYKRIGVISTPDLRRCQLTPNDRFIILGCDGLFKVFSAEDAVKYVLNVLQNGSVERKEGQTEEEGHYEAACQRLANEAVRRGCADNVTVILVSVSF